The following coding sequences are from one Anabaena sphaerica FACHB-251 window:
- the sfsA gene encoding DNA/RNA nuclease SfsA, which yields MIDWLYQYPKLYTGILLKRYKRFFADVELASGEVVTAHCPNTGPMTGVSKVGSPVQLSQSDNPNRKLAYTLELIQVDAQELTWVGVNTALPNRVVKLALEKYLFAELSEYKHIKGEVVYGKDKKSRVDFYLTGSEQQRPIYLEVKNTTWTQGNLALFPDTETTRGQKHLRELMEVLPQSRAVMLYFINRGDCPDFAPGDSKDPIYGQLLRQAIALGLEVLPCRFDISPEGIRYLGLATLKI from the coding sequence ATGATTGATTGGCTTTATCAATATCCAAAATTATACACAGGTATTTTACTCAAACGCTACAAGCGTTTTTTTGCTGATGTCGAACTTGCTTCTGGGGAAGTTGTGACAGCACACTGTCCAAATACAGGACCGATGACAGGAGTTTCCAAAGTTGGTAGTCCTGTACAGTTGTCTCAAAGTGATAATCCTAACCGCAAATTGGCTTATACTTTAGAGTTGATTCAAGTAGATGCTCAAGAACTCACTTGGGTGGGGGTAAATACTGCTTTACCCAATCGAGTAGTGAAACTAGCTTTAGAAAAATATCTTTTCGCCGAACTAAGTGAATATAAACATATTAAGGGAGAAGTGGTTTATGGAAAAGATAAAAAAAGCCGGGTAGATTTTTACTTAACAGGAAGTGAACAACAACGCCCAATTTATTTAGAAGTTAAAAATACTACTTGGACACAAGGTAATTTAGCACTTTTTCCCGATACAGAAACCACCAGAGGACAAAAGCATTTACGGGAATTAATGGAAGTTTTACCCCAAAGCCGTGCAGTGATGTTGTATTTTATTAATCGGGGAGATTGTCCAGACTTTGCCCCTGGTGATAGTAAAGACCCTATATATGGTCAGTTGTTACGACAAGCGATCGCCCTTGGTTTAGAAGTCTTACCCTGCCGTTTTGATATATCTCCAGAAGGTATCCGTTATTTGGGTTTAGCAACACTTAAAATTTAA
- a CDS encoding sensor domain-containing diguanylate cyclase, whose product MCIQIESPMAGTEYYLQSIERLLRVVQNLCLAHTLEEITKIVLVAVRELTNSDGATFVLLDNGFSYYVDEDAIAPLWKGQRFPINTCIGGWVMQKRQPAIIEDVSSDQRISWAVYQTTFVKSMAMVPIRTDEPIGAIGTYWLQQHQATTEEVKLLQLLADSTAVAMEKLQIYSQLERQLRDRTTALENANSHLQKEIQERKAMEAEIRRLSLTDELTGLHNQRGFHLLAEQQLRLAKRSQMHTSLMFMELNGLEEINGTFGHELGEDAILAVARLLKRSFRSSDTLGRIGEDEFAVLIQGNDLTCEVIQNRVETNIDQFNQTQRLPFHLTVNIGVHSYDSNQTISLDDLITLAHVHIYQRKATE is encoded by the coding sequence ATGTGCATCCAAATTGAATCACCAATGGCTGGTACTGAGTATTATTTACAGTCAATAGAGCGTTTGTTGAGAGTAGTTCAAAACCTATGTTTGGCACATACCTTAGAAGAGATTACGAAAATCGTGCTAGTAGCAGTCCGCGAACTGACAAATTCTGATGGGGCTACGTTTGTGCTATTAGATAATGGCTTTTCTTACTACGTTGATGAGGATGCTATAGCTCCCCTCTGGAAAGGTCAGCGATTTCCGATCAATACCTGCATTGGTGGTTGGGTTATGCAGAAGCGTCAGCCAGCGATTATTGAAGATGTATCTAGTGATCAAAGGATTTCTTGGGCTGTGTATCAAACCACATTTGTCAAAAGTATGGCGATGGTTCCCATCCGTACTGATGAACCTATTGGTGCGATTGGTACTTACTGGTTACAGCAGCATCAAGCAACTACAGAAGAGGTCAAATTGCTGCAATTACTGGCAGATAGTACAGCGGTAGCCATGGAGAAATTACAGATATATTCTCAACTAGAAAGACAATTGCGCGATCGCACAACTGCCCTAGAAAATGCCAACTCCCATTTGCAAAAAGAAATACAAGAACGCAAAGCGATGGAAGCAGAAATCCGCCGTCTCTCCCTCACAGACGAACTCACAGGACTACATAATCAGCGAGGCTTTCACCTGTTGGCTGAACAGCAGCTAAGATTAGCCAAGCGATCGCAAATGCATACTAGTCTAATGTTCATGGAACTGAATGGACTCGAAGAAATTAATGGCACCTTTGGTCATGAACTCGGTGAAGATGCTATCCTTGCAGTTGCAAGATTGCTCAAACGAAGTTTCCGCAGTTCTGATACATTAGGAAGAATTGGGGAAGATGAGTTTGCAGTGCTAATCCAAGGAAATGATCTGACTTGTGAAGTGATACAAAACCGAGTGGAAACCAATATCGATCAATTCAATCAGACTCAACGGTTACCATTTCACCTAACTGTAAATATTGGTGTCCATTCTTATGATTCCAATCAGACCATTTCTCTAGATGACCTGATTACTTTAGCTCATGTTCATATCTATCAAAGAAAGGCAACAGAGTAG
- a CDS encoding 2OG-Fe dioxygenase family protein, with product MQQVSSLTELEYAFLFTLRKVNSINTEGFQAFFQNLPIDPYIKGKYRSRRLSRVVVSENKLIKLSHGHLFQSRDYNPLLGDIKREFAELEDALVELEIFKNLVLAFSDSCKLHPEAEIGIHQIRTTCSPGHLGNPAPEGIHQDGTDFIGIFSVGRDNIQGGETHLYTAKKEKPVFNKILQPGELVVVNDHDFFHFTTPIKPENPAPGTRDVFVLTSPSLITE from the coding sequence ATGCAACAAGTCTCATCTTTGACGGAGTTAGAATATGCTTTTCTATTTACCCTTAGAAAAGTAAATTCGATTAATACTGAAGGTTTCCAGGCATTTTTTCAGAATTTACCTATTGATCCTTACATTAAGGGCAAATATCGCTCAAGAAGGTTATCACGGGTCGTGGTTTCTGAGAATAAGTTGATTAAACTCTCACATGGACATTTATTTCAAAGCCGAGATTATAATCCTTTGTTGGGTGATATCAAAAGAGAGTTTGCAGAATTAGAAGATGCACTTGTAGAACTAGAGATTTTTAAGAATCTGGTTTTAGCATTTAGTGATTCTTGCAAACTTCACCCGGAAGCAGAAATTGGGATTCATCAAATCAGAACCACCTGTTCACCAGGTCATTTAGGAAATCCTGCACCTGAAGGTATCCATCAAGATGGAACTGATTTCATTGGGATATTTTCTGTGGGGAGAGACAATATTCAAGGTGGAGAAACACATTTATATACTGCCAAAAAAGAGAAGCCAGTTTTTAACAAAATCTTGCAACCGGGAGAACTAGTTGTAGTTAATGATCATGATTTCTTTCACTTTACAACTCCCATTAAACCAGAAAATCCCGCACCGGGAACTAGGGATGTTTTCGTGCTGACTTCTCCTAGTTTAATTACAGAATAA
- a CDS encoding glycosyltransferase family 61 protein, whose protein sequence is MKKNQFSQLSLMEILKLIKTLKNSIQKYLRVMLVHETTLNDDCKSTKKYISSEIVATPETKDMPIYSYAMKGDIFSLPNIFTTNLYQVIYYARYNSLFTWKRELIVDSVMGHIRLDKYSLRALYFKRPEKISGVSSVFRSVFSANNYYHTLIDHLPRLYLIDQPDYKEIEEIKLLVPDKLTNIEQYFLDKILPENVKIKVVEIDKLYMIENLIFPSFLSHKNSGYLPSNYLNYFWSKVLPKRPRNKINRIYISRKLSDKSSQRCVLNEDELIEKLQHYGFKKYSLEDMSVDEQIELFYDAICVIAPHGAGLTNIIFSEKINVIEMFPASGILPHFYYLSKSLEHSYRYWCGKAGDKDANFKADIKEVLEILGSLVSE, encoded by the coding sequence ATGAAAAAAAATCAATTTTCCCAACTTTCCTTGATGGAAATTTTAAAGCTAATTAAAACTTTAAAGAACTCAATTCAAAAATATCTGCGAGTGATGTTAGTACATGAAACAACTCTTAATGATGACTGTAAATCTACTAAAAAATACATATCTTCAGAAATCGTCGCCACACCAGAAACTAAAGATATGCCGATTTATTCTTATGCGATGAAGGGAGATATATTCTCACTACCTAATATATTCACTACTAATTTATATCAGGTTATTTATTATGCGAGGTACAATAGTCTTTTTACTTGGAAGCGAGAATTAATTGTTGATTCAGTGATGGGTCATATCAGGTTAGACAAATATAGTCTTAGGGCTTTATACTTCAAAAGACCAGAAAAAATTTCTGGTGTCAGCAGTGTATTTAGATCAGTCTTTAGTGCTAACAACTATTACCATACTCTGATAGATCATCTTCCCAGACTCTATTTGATAGATCAACCTGATTATAAAGAAATTGAAGAAATAAAACTACTAGTTCCAGATAAATTAACCAATATAGAACAATATTTTTTAGATAAGATTTTGCCAGAAAATGTTAAAATAAAAGTGGTAGAGATAGATAAACTTTATATGATAGAAAATCTGATCTTTCCTAGTTTTCTATCTCATAAAAATTCAGGATATTTGCCATCCAATTATTTAAACTACTTCTGGAGTAAAGTTCTTCCAAAACGACCAAGAAATAAGATAAATCGTATTTATATATCAAGAAAATTATCGGACAAGTCTAGTCAACGTTGTGTTTTAAATGAGGATGAACTAATTGAGAAACTTCAACATTATGGTTTCAAAAAATATAGTCTTGAGGATATGTCAGTCGATGAACAAATAGAGCTTTTCTATGATGCTATATGTGTCATAGCACCTCATGGTGCAGGGCTTACTAATATCATTTTTTCAGAAAAGATTAATGTTATAGAAATGTTCCCAGCATCAGGTATATTGCCTCATTTCTATTATCTTTCAAAATCACTTGAACACAGCTATAGATATTGGTGTGGTAAAGCTGGTGATAAAGATGCTAACTTTAAAGCTGATATCAAGGAAGTTTTAGAAATTTTGGGTAGCCTTGTGTCTGAATAG
- a CDS encoding tetratricopeptide repeat protein: MTSEFYNRGLEQAKQKDYGGAIEAFNQAIQLDPYFSKAYMERGLAYYNSGTILQAVFDYTEAIKLDAENAKAYYFRALAKLTLKNLPGALEDVEKAIQFKFNDAAAYDLRGIVQRKQGNIQDAIANFKKAAELYLEQKDQENTRLCLEKIKQLQPKAEPTPNQAITKSTPIISTQDYFTQLLEKAEKGDTKAAISDLNWILKADNQDAQAYCCRGVVYCKMGNYRDAIADFNQAIELNFKDAIVYRNRGKARSQIGDHQGGLADINQALKIQPQESLVYIARGNVYQAMGNYLAAIQDYSQAIQINSDHPLAYYNRGIAYTCLEEMPNAVEDYQKAASIYCQQEDWDNYQQVLNSLQKIQSSIPATNKATYNLLRQRLLRMVGGHWEIAQRLIQQKKDFYPGMAEEWYLQTVIDDLERDRR, from the coding sequence ATGACTTCAGAATTTTACAATCGCGGATTAGAACAAGCGAAACAAAAAGACTATGGTGGTGCTATTGAGGCATTTAACCAAGCAATACAGCTAGATCCTTACTTTAGCAAGGCTTACATGGAACGGGGTTTGGCATATTACAACTCAGGTACAATTCTGCAAGCCGTCTTTGATTACACTGAAGCTATCAAACTAGATGCGGAAAATGCCAAAGCTTATTATTTTCGGGCTTTAGCAAAGTTAACTTTAAAAAATCTGCCTGGTGCTTTAGAAGATGTAGAAAAGGCGATTCAGTTTAAATTTAATGATGCTGCTGCTTATGATTTACGGGGAATAGTGCAGCGCAAACAAGGAAATATTCAAGATGCGATCGCTAATTTTAAAAAAGCAGCAGAATTATATTTAGAACAAAAAGATCAAGAAAATACTCGCCTTTGTTTAGAGAAGATTAAACAGCTACAACCAAAAGCAGAACCTACACCAAATCAAGCTATTACCAAATCTACACCAATTATATCTACTCAAGATTATTTTACACAATTATTAGAAAAAGCAGAAAAGGGAGACACAAAAGCAGCAATTTCTGATTTAAACTGGATATTAAAAGCTGATAATCAAGATGCCCAAGCTTATTGCTGTCGTGGGGTGGTATATTGCAAAATGGGAAATTATCGAGATGCGATCGCAGATTTTAATCAAGCCATAGAACTCAATTTTAAAGATGCTATTGTTTATCGGAATCGCGGAAAAGCCCGTTCTCAAATCGGAGATCATCAAGGAGGTTTAGCTGATATCAATCAAGCCCTGAAAATCCAGCCTCAAGAAAGTTTAGTATATATTGCTAGAGGTAATGTTTATCAAGCAATGGGTAATTATTTAGCAGCAATTCAAGATTACTCTCAAGCAATACAAATTAATTCTGATCATCCCTTAGCTTACTATAATCGTGGTATTGCCTACACTTGTTTAGAAGAAATGCCCAATGCTGTGGAAGATTATCAAAAAGCAGCTAGTATCTATTGTCAACAAGAAGATTGGGACAATTATCAACAAGTATTAAATAGCCTGCAAAAAATCCAGTCATCTATCCCAGCAACAAACAAAGCCACCTATAACTTATTACGTCAACGACTGTTACGCATGGTTGGGGGACACTGGGAAATAGCCCAGAGATTAATTCAGCAAAAGAAAGATTTTTATCCTGGTATGGCGGAGGAGTGGTATTTGCAAACAGTAATTGATGATTTGGAAAGAGATCGACGTTAA
- a CDS encoding serine/threonine-protein kinase encodes MICCLNPDCQNPQNPDGKQFCLTCNTPLVPLLRNRFRVIRVLSDEGGFGRTYLSEDTDKLNDGCVVKQLAPKFQGTWSQKKAMELFSEEAKRLRELGEHPQIPTLLAYFEQDNCLYLVQQFIDGNNLLQELQLGKNYRDWDIQSILLDLLPILKFIHSRGVIHRDIKPENIIRRKSDGRLTLIDFGSSKQLTATVQKKHGTSIGSHGYSSIEQIRDGKAYPASDLFGLGATCFHLLTGISPFQLWMEHGYSWVKNWTDYLRCPLSHELAIIIDKLLQIDIQNRYQSADEVIRDLSKQYTHLLAPASNSSLAAPLKKADYPKKYIFLRNLLLILGTIVFLGLGEFGYRHFHQIQTAISSRLNTPQNSKANSDAVVHQPPSTSLEKMALEKTIAEQNELVSSVAITPDGQTIVSGGNRVIKLWNIAKGQEITVLKGHMKNVNVVVISPDGKNLVSGGDDKTIKVWNLSTKKLIHTLISHTDSVHALAISKDGKTLVSASDDKTIKVWNLATGKLIRTLKGHAYWVRSVAMSPDGVTLASGSFDKTIKLWNITQEKPIHTLSPNSQTVTSLAFSPDGKNLASASRDRKIKLWDINTKTEVRTITKPDNNVTSLAFSPDGKSLVSGNRDCTECNQTINHNIKIWDVATGEELSTVTGHTNTVTSLVFSADGKTLVSGGEDNKIKIWRFSQYSRE; translated from the coding sequence ATGATATGCTGCTTAAATCCCGATTGCCAAAATCCTCAAAATCCAGATGGAAAACAGTTTTGTCTAACTTGTAACACCCCCTTAGTACCACTTTTAAGAAATCGTTTCCGCGTTATTAGGGTGCTTTCAGATGAAGGGGGATTTGGCAGAACCTATCTATCAGAAGATACAGATAAATTAAATGACGGTTGTGTAGTTAAACAGTTAGCACCAAAATTTCAAGGAACTTGGTCACAAAAAAAAGCAATGGAGTTGTTTAGTGAAGAAGCAAAGCGACTTCGAGAACTAGGAGAACATCCACAAATTCCCACTCTCTTAGCTTATTTTGAACAAGATAACTGCTTGTATTTGGTACAACAGTTTATTGATGGAAATAATTTATTACAAGAGTTGCAGTTAGGGAAGAACTATAGAGATTGGGATATTCAATCTATTTTGCTGGATTTGTTGCCTATTCTTAAGTTTATTCATAGTCGAGGAGTGATTCATCGAGATATCAAACCTGAAAATATTATCAGACGTAAAAGTGATGGAAGATTAACGCTGATTGATTTTGGTTCTTCCAAACAATTAACAGCAACAGTCCAGAAAAAACATGGTACTTCAATTGGTTCACATGGTTATTCTTCCATTGAACAAATTAGAGATGGTAAAGCTTACCCTGCTAGTGATTTATTTGGTTTGGGTGCTACCTGCTTTCATTTATTAACGGGAATTTCTCCTTTTCAATTGTGGATGGAACATGGGTATAGTTGGGTAAAAAATTGGACAGATTATTTGCGATGTCCTCTCAGTCATGAATTAGCAATAATTATTGATAAGTTGTTACAAATAGATATTCAGAATCGCTATCAATCGGCTGATGAAGTTATTAGAGATTTGAGTAAACAGTACACACATCTACTAGCACCAGCTAGTAATTCATCTTTAGCAGCACCACTAAAGAAAGCGGATTATCCTAAAAAATATATTTTTCTGAGAAATTTACTTTTAATACTGGGGACGATTGTATTTTTAGGTTTGGGAGAATTTGGCTATAGACACTTTCACCAAATACAAACGGCTATTTCTTCTCGCTTGAATACCCCGCAAAATAGTAAAGCTAATAGTGATGCTGTTGTTCATCAACCACCATCAACTTCTTTAGAAAAGATGGCTTTAGAAAAAACTATTGCGGAACAAAATGAATTAGTTTCATCTGTTGCTATTACCCCAGATGGTCAGACTATTGTTAGCGGTGGTAATCGCGTTATTAAATTATGGAATATTGCCAAAGGTCAAGAAATTACAGTCCTGAAAGGACATATGAAAAATGTCAATGTGGTAGTTATTAGCCCAGATGGTAAAAATCTGGTCAGTGGTGGTGATGACAAAACAATTAAAGTTTGGAATTTAAGCACAAAAAAGCTGATTCATACCCTCATCAGTCATACTGACTCAGTTCATGCTTTGGCTATTAGCAAAGATGGAAAAACTTTGGTGAGTGCTAGTGATGACAAAACAATTAAAGTTTGGAATTTAGCCACAGGAAAGCTAATTCGTACTCTCAAAGGCCATGCTTACTGGGTGCGTTCTGTGGCTATGAGTCCTGATGGTGTCACCCTAGCAAGCGGTAGTTTTGATAAGACTATTAAACTGTGGAATATTACCCAAGAAAAACCAATACATACATTAAGTCCAAATTCGCAAACTGTCACATCTTTAGCTTTTAGCCCAGATGGTAAAAATCTCGCTAGTGCTAGTCGCGATCGCAAAATTAAATTGTGGGATATAAATACAAAGACGGAAGTTCGCACTATTACAAAACCAGATAATAATGTGACATCTTTAGCTTTTAGCCCAGATGGTAAGTCTCTTGTTAGTGGTAATCGGGATTGTACGGAATGTAACCAAACTATTAATCATAATATTAAAATATGGGATGTGGCTACAGGTGAGGAACTTTCAACTGTCACTGGACATACCAACACAGTCACATCTCTGGTTTTTAGTGCTGATGGTAAAACTTTAGTTAGTGGTGGAGAGGATAATAAAATTAAGATTTGGCGCTTTTCACAGTACAGCAGGGAATAG
- a CDS encoding 2TM domain-containing protein — translation MTVFESNSLRSYSQEEVQQILQLAIARQTDDRDQEFSYQQIIEIAGELQISPEAVKQAEFDWIAQQSEVQQRKAFDLYRQGKFKKRLGNYAIVNSFFILVDLVGGASLSWSLYILLFCGLAIVLDIWNTFQSKGEEYEAAFQKWNRKHQIKQTINTVLNKWFKAFQTY, via the coding sequence ATGACGGTATTTGAATCTAACAGTCTGCGTTCTTACAGCCAAGAAGAGGTGCAGCAAATTCTACAATTAGCGATCGCCCGTCAAACCGATGATCGTGATCAAGAATTTTCATATCAGCAAATCATTGAAATTGCTGGCGAGTTACAAATTTCACCAGAAGCAGTTAAACAGGCTGAATTTGACTGGATAGCCCAACAAAGCGAAGTACAACAACGCAAAGCGTTTGATCTTTACCGCCAAGGTAAATTCAAAAAACGTCTTGGTAATTATGCAATTGTCAATAGTTTTTTCATACTTGTAGATTTGGTTGGTGGTGCTAGTCTTTCTTGGTCACTATACATTTTGCTATTCTGCGGACTAGCAATTGTACTTGATATCTGGAATACCTTTCAAAGCAAAGGTGAAGAGTATGAAGCTGCTTTCCAAAAATGGAATCGTAAGCATCAAATTAAACAAACTATCAATACAGTTCTGAATAAATGGTTTAAGGCATTTCAAACATATTAA
- a CDS encoding ROK family protein, translating to MVEDNGSVRTLSVDIGGSGVKAIVLDITGKPLTERGRLETPHPATPEVVINAIAVLAASQGEYHRVSVGFPGVVRSGVTETAANLDANWIGFDLATALSEQLNKPVKVINDADMQGLGAIAGKGVELVITLGTGFGSALFVDGKLVPNMEMGHHPFRKGETYEEQLGRAALEKIGDKKWNRRLQKAIASLQHLFNYDCLYIGGGEAVRVNMNLPLNVKLIPNITGLLGGIALWRE from the coding sequence ATGGTTGAAGATAACGGATCAGTTCGCACTCTCTCAGTTGATATTGGCGGAAGTGGTGTTAAAGCTATAGTTTTGGATATCACCGGGAAACCGTTAACAGAAAGGGGAAGGCTAGAAACACCCCACCCAGCGACACCAGAAGTAGTAATTAATGCCATTGCTGTATTAGCCGCATCCCAAGGTGAGTATCATCGGGTTTCCGTAGGTTTTCCCGGTGTAGTTCGCAGTGGAGTTACAGAAACAGCAGCGAACTTGGATGCTAATTGGATTGGATTTGATCTAGCAACAGCACTATCTGAACAGCTAAATAAACCTGTGAAGGTAATTAATGATGCAGATATGCAAGGACTAGGAGCAATTGCGGGTAAAGGCGTAGAATTAGTAATTACCCTGGGGACTGGTTTTGGTTCAGCTTTGTTTGTAGATGGGAAGTTGGTTCCGAATATGGAAATGGGACATCATCCATTTCGCAAAGGGGAGACTTATGAAGAACAGCTAGGACGTGCTGCTTTAGAAAAGATTGGTGATAAGAAGTGGAATAGGCGTTTACAAAAAGCGATCGCCTCTTTGCAGCATCTCTTTAACTATGATTGTCTTTACATTGGTGGTGGTGAAGCCGTGCGCGTCAATATGAATTTACCCTTAAACGTCAAGCTGATTCCCAATATCACCGGGTTATTAGGTGGTATAGCTTTATGGAGGGAATGA
- a CDS encoding prephenate/arogenate dehydrogenase → MKIGILGLGLIGGSLGFDLRSQGHHVLGVSRRESTCQKAIDIGSVDQASVELSLLASAEVVFICTPIGLIVPQVEQLVAHLPETTIVTDVGSVKTPIVNAISPLWKNFIGGHPMAGNTDVGIEAAQRNLFVNRPYVLTPIETTPTSSMIVLEEIVRSLGSIIYHCQPEKHDRAVSWISHLPVMVSASLMAACLSETDLEILQLAQNLASSGFRDTSRVGAGNPELGVMMAQYNRQALVNSLHQYRQNLDTFINLIEQEKWELLEDKLKLNQLNRPKFLE, encoded by the coding sequence ATGAAAATTGGTATTTTAGGACTGGGACTGATAGGCGGTTCGTTAGGTTTTGATTTACGCTCCCAAGGACATCATGTTTTAGGAGTTAGCCGCCGTGAATCAACCTGTCAAAAAGCTATTGATATCGGCAGTGTCGATCAGGCTTCAGTTGAGTTGAGTCTATTGGCATCTGCTGAAGTTGTGTTTATTTGCACCCCTATAGGACTTATTGTGCCTCAAGTTGAACAGTTAGTTGCTCATTTGCCTGAGACTACTATTGTGACTGATGTAGGTTCAGTAAAAACACCTATAGTAAATGCAATTTCTCCTTTATGGAAAAATTTTATTGGTGGTCATCCAATGGCGGGAAATACAGATGTGGGTATAGAGGCCGCACAGCGAAATTTGTTTGTAAATCGGCCTTATGTACTCACACCAATAGAGACAACGCCAACTAGTTCCATGATAGTTTTAGAGGAAATCGTGCGATCGCTTGGTTCTATTATCTATCATTGTCAGCCAGAAAAACACGACCGGGCTGTGAGTTGGATTTCCCATTTACCCGTCATGGTGAGCGCCTCTTTGATGGCTGCTTGTTTAAGTGAAACAGATTTAGAAATTTTGCAATTAGCCCAAAACCTAGCTAGTTCAGGATTTCGTGATACCAGCCGTGTTGGTGCTGGCAATCCAGAATTAGGGGTAATGATGGCGCAATATAATCGACAAGCATTGGTAAATTCACTACACCAATACCGTCAAAATCTTGACACATTTATTAACCTGATTGAACAAGAAAAGTGGGAACTGTTAGAAGACAAGCTCAAGTTAAATCAACTAAATCGTCCCAAATTTCTGGAATAG
- a CDS encoding pentapeptide repeat-containing protein gives MTIEELLEKYATGVLDFSGSELAEVNLSGTKLSGVNLSDANLSVANLSGINLTDADLSYARLNVARLSGANLAGAILNNCSLNVANLMRADLTRTQLRQASFIRAELIRTDFSRADMCEANLNSADLREATLRQANLRRANFNEANLRGSCLREANLEMANLSAADLTSSDLSGANLRDSELRQANLCMANLSGADLTGANLRWADLRGANLIWADLSGAKLSGANLTGADLTNANLTNASLVHANLTQSKLIKVEWMGADLTGSTLTGAKLYATPRFGLKIEGIKCEWVDLSPTGDRSIIQNFNDEELRDFFNATPPTIRIIVDLPLEHEANFVLAGTYYQIAQEYQGLIQPPSLEISSRRTVFTFRVDSDEALLPTAFMAILPFKDATATQKVIYTLVDMIRQEAVTKTSFKSPVIAEKLMLLIEETINKSKTIKQTKKNLEVAAKLRFFKAPTQTILTNSSAQSLTIYDHPNFGKRFVNRYSSSNADDNISGESEYIMPSLKMIIDFVKGFYVIHQQ, from the coding sequence ATGACTATAGAGGAATTACTAGAAAAATATGCAACGGGAGTCTTAGATTTTAGTGGCTCTGAGTTGGCTGAAGTCAACTTAAGTGGCACTAAACTGAGTGGTGTTAATCTCAGCGACGCTAATTTGAGCGTAGCTAATCTCAGTGGCATCAATCTTACCGACGCTGATTTAAGTTATGCCAGGCTAAATGTAGCTAGACTCAGTGGTGCAAATCTGGCTGGGGCAATTCTTAACAATTGTAGTCTCAATGTTGCTAATTTAATGCGTGCGGATCTGACTCGCACTCAACTGCGTCAAGCTTCCTTCATTCGAGCCGAGTTAATTCGCACTGATTTTAGTCGCGCTGATATGTGTGAAGCTAACCTTAACAGTGCCGACTTACGAGAAGCTACACTGCGACAGGCAAATCTCCGGCGAGCTAATTTCAACGAAGCCAACTTAAGAGGTTCTTGCTTGCGGGAAGCCAACTTAGAAATGGCTAACCTCAGCGCCGCTGACCTGACTTCCTCAGACCTGAGTGGCGCAAATTTACGAGACAGTGAACTCAGGCAAGCCAATCTTTGTATGGCTAACCTCAGTGGAGCAGATTTAACTGGGGCAAATCTGAGATGGGCTGATTTAAGAGGAGCAAATTTAATTTGGGCGGATTTAAGTGGAGCTAAACTGAGTGGAGCCAACTTAACAGGAGCAGACTTGACTAATGCGAATTTAACAAATGCAAGTTTAGTACACGCTAATTTAACTCAGTCAAAATTAATTAAAGTTGAATGGATGGGTGCTGACTTAACTGGGTCTACCTTAACTGGTGCCAAGCTTTATGCTACCCCCAGGTTTGGTTTAAAAATTGAAGGCATCAAATGTGAATGGGTTGATCTTTCTCCCACAGGCGATCGCAGCATCATCCAAAATTTCAATGACGAAGAATTACGTGACTTTTTTAATGCGACACCGCCAACAATCCGTATTATTGTTGACTTACCCTTAGAACACGAAGCTAACTTTGTTCTTGCTGGTACTTATTACCAAATAGCTCAAGAATACCAGGGACTAATTCAGCCTCCAAGCCTAGAAATTAGCAGCCGCAGGACTGTTTTCACCTTTCGAGTAGATAGCGATGAAGCTTTATTACCCACAGCTTTTATGGCAATTCTTCCTTTTAAAGATGCCACTGCCACCCAAAAAGTTATTTACACGTTAGTAGATATGATTCGTCAAGAAGCAGTGACTAAAACTAGTTTCAAATCACCCGTAATAGCAGAAAAATTAATGTTGCTGATAGAGGAAACTATCAATAAATCTAAGACCATTAAACAAACGAAAAAAAATTTAGAAGTAGCGGCAAAACTAAGATTTTTTAAAGCACCGACCCAAACAATATTAACCAATTCTAGCGCCCAATCGTTGACCATCTATGATCATCCTAACTTTGGCAAACGATTTGTAAACCGTTATTCTAGTAGTAATGCAGATGATAATATATCTGGTGAATCAGAATATATTATGCCTTCATTAAAGATGATCATAGATTTTGTCAAAGGTTTTTACGTTATTCATCAGCAGTAA